A region from the Wansuia hejianensis genome encodes:
- a CDS encoding M24 family metallopeptidase, whose amino-acid sequence MAEHGTIRIPDHEYKERAMRAAEIIRREGLDALIVNSNESDYANARYFSGFWPLFERCGVAISPAGDAVLMVGPESRHFAADRSKIDKIFVLKEYREGADPAYPELQADTYHDVFKALGITGQKLRIGVASYLDTSVVIMEGIKAAFPEAEIVRADHIMVELRSIKTANEINCLREGYRIAELASQQVIKEIKPGMTELQMVGVAQRVVYENGAEYEGLPMYVFSEASTRHAISRSSYRKFEKGDIVQLNLSAKIDGYSAAIGYPVILGKLEGKRRDVVMFGLEAHNWSQKQVKAGVMACDIAKNFYQYFVDNGYKDNFVYGPLHGTGMIEVEAPWVETTSDYALKPNMCYQIDTFISTGTFGVRWEKGIAVTESGCDVLSPEIGTLYELDF is encoded by the coding sequence ATGGCAGAACATGGAACCATCCGGATTCCGGATCACGAGTACAAAGAGAGAGCAATGAGAGCAGCGGAGATCATCAGGAGAGAGGGCCTGGACGCCCTGATTGTTAATTCTAACGAGTCCGACTATGCGAACGCCCGTTATTTTTCAGGATTCTGGCCGCTGTTTGAGCGGTGCGGCGTCGCGATTTCACCGGCAGGTGATGCTGTTCTGATGGTAGGACCTGAAAGCCGTCATTTCGCTGCCGACAGATCAAAAATCGATAAGATCTTTGTCCTGAAAGAATACCGGGAAGGTGCAGATCCGGCATATCCGGAGCTGCAGGCGGATACGTATCATGACGTATTTAAAGCGCTGGGTATCACAGGACAGAAGCTGCGGATCGGCGTCGCCAGCTATCTGGACACCTCAGTGGTCATCATGGAAGGCATTAAAGCGGCGTTCCCGGAAGCTGAGATCGTGCGCGCCGACCATATTATGGTAGAGCTGCGTTCCATCAAGACAGCCAATGAGATCAACTGCCTGAGGGAGGGCTACAGGATTGCAGAGCTGGCTTCCCAGCAGGTAATCAAGGAAATCAAGCCAGGCATGACAGAATTGCAGATGGTAGGTGTGGCTCAGCGTGTGGTTTATGAAAACGGAGCAGAGTACGAGGGACTTCCCATGTATGTATTTTCAGAGGCTTCAACCCGCCATGCGATTTCCCGTTCCAGCTACCGGAAGTTTGAAAAAGGAGATATCGTGCAGCTGAATCTGTCAGCCAAGATTGACGGCTATTCTGCAGCTATCGGGTACCCAGTGATTCTGGGCAAGCTAGAGGGCAAGAGAAGGGATGTTGTAATGTTTGGCCTGGAAGCTCATAACTGGTCCCAGAAACAGGTTAAGGCCGGTGTGATGGCCTGTGACATAGCCAAGAATTTCTATCAGTATTTTGTGGATAACGGATACAAAGATAATTTCGTATACGGACCTCTCCATGGAACAGGAATGATAGAAGTTGAGGCTCCATGGGTAGAGACTACTTCTGATTATGCGCTGAAGCCGAATATGTGCTACCAGATTGATACCTTCATCTCGACAGGAACCTTTGGCGTCCGCTGGGAAAAAGGCATCGCTGTAACCGAGAGCGGCTGCGACGTGCTCTCGCCGGAGATCGGGACACTGTATGAGCTTGATTTTTGA
- a CDS encoding ABC transporter permease encodes MKVKEFFKKNQYTTILLILMVVVMLIFTVTKAGTFWKPGTWKGIVMQFPEFGVMAIGVLFCFIIGCIDMSFVMLGNFATIMGVQYILGHTSDGMSDAQVFGVMVVAFLIVMAVGVVGGIINGLLVCKLNIPPVIATIAMQMVWLGLSTGVTQGNTLSLKGVPLYAEIGHSDVLGFIPFPLFIFILVFIVAALILRFTAYGEKLYMCGTNLKAAKFSAINTDRMIITTFIVCDVICCIGSMLMVSTLNSAKADNGESYVMKIILILVLAGILPDGGIGKIGNLIFSVLIIQMITSGVNMFKGLNTYHGSFIYGGLLIVVLILSTFMQGDGFKFRKTKKIKKTE; translated from the coding sequence ATGAAAGTAAAAGAGTTTTTTAAGAAAAATCAGTATACCACGATACTGCTGATCCTGATGGTAGTTGTTATGTTGATTTTTACAGTAACAAAGGCCGGTACCTTCTGGAAGCCGGGCACCTGGAAGGGCATCGTTATGCAGTTCCCCGAATTTGGCGTTATGGCCATCGGCGTGCTGTTCTGCTTTATTATCGGATGTATTGATATGTCCTTTGTTATGCTTGGCAATTTTGCTACGATTATGGGCGTGCAGTATATTCTGGGACATACGTCGGACGGCATGTCAGACGCGCAGGTATTTGGAGTCATGGTTGTCGCGTTCCTGATTGTAATGGCTGTGGGAGTTGTTGGCGGTATCATTAACGGCCTTCTGGTCTGTAAGCTGAATATACCTCCTGTAATAGCCACAATCGCCATGCAGATGGTATGGCTGGGCCTTTCCACCGGCGTCACTCAGGGTAATACCTTGTCGCTGAAGGGAGTTCCGCTGTATGCAGAGATCGGCCACTCAGATGTGCTGGGCTTTATTCCTTTCCCGCTGTTCATCTTTATTCTCGTATTTATAGTAGCGGCTCTGATTCTGCGCTTTACCGCATATGGCGAGAAGCTGTATATGTGCGGTACCAACCTGAAGGCTGCGAAATTCTCTGCCATTAATACCGACCGCATGATTATCACCACCTTCATTGTCTGTGATGTGATCTGCTGTATCGGAAGCATGCTGATGGTTTCCACTCTGAACAGCGCGAAAGCAGATAACGGTGAGTCTTATGTTATGAAGATCATCCTGATCCTGGTACTGGCAGGTATCCTTCCGGATGGCGGTATCGGTAAAATCGGCAACCTGATTTTCTCTGTATTGATCATTCAGATGATTACATCTGGAGTGAATATGTTCAAAGGACTGAATACCTATCACGGCAGCTTTATCTATGGCGGACTGTTAATCGTCGTGTTGATTCTCAGTACCTTCATGCAGGGTGACGGGTTTAAATTCCGAAAGACTAAGAAAATTAAAAAGACGGAATAA
- a CDS encoding creatininase family protein, with translation MQMVDMFYDQLEDAKQRKVPFVIPIGTIEYHALHASCGTDTMVINGVLRELEKTKEIVVCPPIWYGVASYAVSGPEKGTIQVDVDAYENYLYCILKSMIYGGVKNIYCVAHHQTEEAGLMPMTLACHKAGKKVIMEYMEETRGKGWWGSNDYADYYENLGSGDDPFSYIKVIPLLSAEAQHKCGGFDHAGKYESSLMYALYPDHVDLERTKKNTEWFALNSVETSMELGKHMVQCALETLDKIIV, from the coding sequence ATGCAGATGGTAGATATGTTTTATGATCAACTGGAAGATGCCAAACAGAGAAAGGTCCCGTTTGTAATTCCGATCGGAACAATTGAGTACCATGCCCTTCATGCGAGCTGCGGGACGGACACCATGGTGATCAACGGGGTGTTGAGAGAGCTGGAAAAAACCAAGGAAATCGTAGTATGTCCTCCAATCTGGTACGGCGTTGCCAGCTATGCGGTATCCGGTCCGGAGAAAGGCACGATACAGGTGGATGTGGATGCTTATGAGAATTACCTTTATTGCATTCTGAAATCTATGATATACGGGGGCGTCAAGAATATTTACTGCGTGGCCCACCATCAGACCGAAGAGGCCGGGCTTATGCCGATGACGCTGGCCTGCCATAAGGCCGGTAAAAAGGTGATTATGGAATATATGGAAGAGACACGCGGCAAGGGCTGGTGGGGCAGCAATGATTATGCGGACTATTATGAGAATCTGGGATCCGGAGATGATCCGTTCTCGTACATTAAGGTGATCCCTCTCTTATCCGCAGAGGCGCAGCATAAATGCGGCGGCTTCGATCATGCGGGAAAATATGAATCCAGCCTGATGTATGCGCTGTATCCAGATCATGTGGATCTGGAGCGGACCAAGAAGAACACAGAATGGTTTGCGCTGAATTCCGTAGAGACCAGCATGGAGCTGGGAAAACACATGGTACAATGCGCCCTGGAAACGCTGGACAAAATCATAGTCTGA
- a CDS encoding uroporphyrinogen decarboxylase family protein, translating into MNSIERFLATVERKPVDRPACWLGDPTPEAVPALCDYYKVKDIKELKRVCGDDFYAVEIPYHSETCNAIFAAFDWYMNGSNVDTEHRTLTADGCFANCEDLEDVKAVNFPWPDPEKYIDPEECRRLVEEAPSDKAVMGMLWACHFQDVCAAFGMQTCLMNMVAEPEMVHYVDDHIVDFYLKALKIFLEATKGKVHAILIGDDMGSQRGLMISPSLISEFVIPGAKKLVELAHSYGVKVMYHSCGSIVDAIPLLIEAGVDVIHPIQALAVGMDPANLKEKFEGQVSFCGGVDTQDLLPNGTPEQVAAKVKELRTYFPTGLIVSPSHEGLQADVPPRNIKALFDEANKIY; encoded by the coding sequence ATGAACAGTATTGAGAGATTTTTAGCAACTGTAGAACGGAAACCGGTTGACAGGCCTGCCTGCTGGCTGGGAGATCCAACTCCGGAAGCTGTACCGGCGCTTTGTGATTACTATAAAGTGAAAGATATCAAAGAGCTCAAGAGAGTATGTGGAGATGATTTCTACGCTGTGGAGATTCCCTACCATTCAGAGACCTGTAATGCGATTTTCGCAGCATTTGACTGGTATATGAACGGAAGCAATGTGGACACCGAGCATCGTACGCTGACAGCTGACGGCTGCTTCGCGAATTGTGAAGACTTGGAAGACGTGAAAGCTGTGAATTTCCCGTGGCCGGATCCGGAGAAATATATTGATCCGGAAGAGTGCAGACGTCTGGTGGAAGAAGCTCCTTCAGATAAAGCTGTTATGGGCATGCTTTGGGCCTGTCATTTCCAGGATGTATGCGCCGCTTTCGGCATGCAGACCTGCCTGATGAATATGGTGGCTGAGCCGGAGATGGTTCATTATGTGGATGATCACATTGTCGATTTCTATCTGAAAGCACTTAAAATTTTCCTGGAGGCGACAAAGGGTAAAGTACATGCGATCCTGATCGGTGATGATATGGGAAGCCAGAGAGGTCTTATGATCAGCCCGTCCCTGATTTCTGAATTTGTTATTCCGGGAGCTAAGAAGCTGGTTGAGCTGGCTCACAGCTACGGCGTGAAAGTGATGTATCATTCCTGTGGGTCTATCGTAGATGCGATCCCGCTGCTGATTGAAGCAGGCGTGGATGTGATCCACCCGATCCAGGCGCTGGCAGTTGGCATGGATCCGGCTAACCTGAAAGAGAAATTTGAGGGACAGGTTTCTTTCTGCGGCGGTGTTGACACGCAGGATCTGCTTCCCAATGGAACTCCTGAGCAGGTAGCGGCAAAAGTGAAGGAATTGCGGACTTATTTCCCGACGGGACTGATTGTTTCCCCGAGCCATGAAGGGCTTCAGGCGGATGTTCCTCCCAGAAATATCAAAGCGCTGTTTGACGAGGCTAATAAAATTTATTGA
- a CDS encoding sugar O-acetyltransferase, with protein MTEYEKAEAGLLYDAHSDPEVDRGRRRSQDLSFAYNTLAPCQLEERERMIREHLGRAGNNCVIEQPFHCDFWERVFVGDNFFANYNFVVLAGNKIEIGDNVWIAPDCGLYAAGHPFDVDLRLTGVEYAWPIRIGDNVWIGGGVKIMGGVSIGSNSVIAAGSIVNRSIPDNVLAAGNPCRVIRTLSPADDEKYRKGFQGYIKEAGEEISGEYGNK; from the coding sequence ATGACTGAATATGAAAAGGCAGAAGCCGGACTTCTGTATGACGCCCATTCCGATCCCGAAGTAGACAGGGGCAGAAGAAGGAGCCAGGATCTGAGCTTTGCTTATAACACATTGGCTCCGTGCCAGCTGGAAGAACGGGAGCGCATGATCCGGGAACATCTGGGGCGCGCGGGAAATAATTGTGTGATTGAGCAGCCCTTTCACTGCGATTTCTGGGAGCGGGTATTTGTAGGAGACAATTTTTTTGCCAATTACAATTTTGTTGTATTGGCAGGCAATAAGATTGAGATCGGGGATAATGTTTGGATCGCTCCGGACTGCGGCCTGTATGCGGCGGGCCATCCTTTCGATGTGGATCTGCGGCTGACAGGCGTGGAATACGCCTGGCCCATCCGGATCGGTGACAATGTATGGATCGGGGGCGGAGTTAAGATCATGGGCGGGGTCAGCATAGGCAGCAACAGTGTGATTGCGGCAGGAAGTATTGTGAACCGGAGCATCCCAGACAATGTTCTGGCAGCAGGCAATCCCTGCCGGGTGATCAGAACGCTGAGCCCCGCCGACGATGAAAAGTACCGGAAAGGCTTCCAGGGTTATATAAAAGAGGCCGGTGAAGAAATATCAGGAGAATATGGAAATAAATAA
- a CDS encoding ABC transporter permease: MNKSSFKRMTKRTEFYIFIVMIALCIVIHIASSGQLLVPDKIFTILRAMVVDGIFALCSLVVMISGGFDLSFPAIAALAYSLSTTICLNNGWCNDNPIAGFILAIVIGFVLGMFNGWIISNFKLNTMLVTLGTQTFFTGLSMGLLKMKEITSTLPAGFKNLGKASLTTYTTTVGNRQVSSDLSVTIIFLIIFCILTSFILNKTMFGRALYAIGGNEVSAERAGYNVKKVKFILYAVVGAVAGFAGMLRVCLTSQSVPKALIGKEMTIIPAVILGGASIFGGEGSVFGTVCAMGLITVVSNSMLLLNIGTEWQNLFNGIIILIGITVSAVQAKRRNG; encoded by the coding sequence ATGAATAAATCTTCGTTTAAGCGCATGACAAAGCGCACGGAATTTTATATCTTTATTGTAATGATTGCCTTGTGCATTGTGATTCATATTGCGTCCAGCGGGCAGCTGCTGGTTCCGGATAAGATTTTTACAATCCTGCGCGCAATGGTTGTTGACGGTATTTTCGCACTGTGTTCGCTGGTTGTCATGATATCCGGCGGATTCGACCTGTCGTTCCCCGCGATTGCGGCGCTGGCATATTCTCTGTCAACCACTATCTGCCTGAACAACGGCTGGTGTAATGATAACCCGATTGCCGGTTTCATATTGGCGATAGTGATCGGCTTTGTTCTGGGTATGTTCAACGGCTGGATTATTTCCAACTTTAAACTGAACACCATGCTGGTTACACTGGGAACCCAGACCTTCTTCACCGGCCTGTCCATGGGTCTTTTGAAAATGAAGGAGATTACTTCAACCCTGCCGGCTGGCTTTAAGAATCTGGGAAAAGCGTCTCTGACTACATATACGACTACTGTGGGCAACCGTCAGGTGAGCTCCGATTTGTCTGTTACAATTATATTCCTGATTATTTTCTGTATCCTCACTTCCTTTATTCTGAATAAGACCATGTTTGGACGTGCGCTGTATGCCATCGGAGGCAATGAAGTTTCCGCTGAGCGTGCCGGATACAATGTTAAGAAAGTGAAATTCATTCTGTATGCAGTTGTTGGTGCAGTTGCCGGTTTTGCAGGCATGCTTCGTGTATGTCTGACCAGCCAATCTGTTCCGAAGGCATTGATCGGTAAGGAAATGACCATCATCCCGGCTGTTATCCTCGGAGGCGCCAGTATCTTCGGAGGTGAGGGAAGCGTATTTGGTACTGTCTGTGCGATGGGCCTTATAACGGTAGTGTCCAACAGTATGCTGCTGCTGAATATTGGTACAGAATGGCAGAACCTGTTTAACGGAATCATCATCCTGATCGGTATTACCGTATCTGCAGTTCAGGCCAAACGGCGCAATGGTTAA
- a CDS encoding L-rhamnose mutarotase codes for MVRRFGSMIKIKPEGLEQYKAYHANPLPGVNEMIKECNLKNYSIYQRGDYMFSYFEYDGDDYEADMEKMAADPTTQHWWSLVKPLMQPLDDRNEGEFWSDMEEIYHLD; via the coding sequence ATGGTACGCAGATTTGGTTCGATGATTAAAATCAAGCCGGAAGGGCTGGAGCAGTACAAAGCTTATCACGCCAATCCCCTTCCAGGTGTGAATGAGATGATCAAGGAATGTAATTTAAAAAATTATTCGATCTATCAGAGGGGCGACTACATGTTTTCCTACTTTGAATATGATGGGGATGACTATGAGGCTGATATGGAGAAAATGGCAGCCGATCCGACTACCCAGCACTGGTGGAGTCTGGTAAAGCCATTGATGCAGCCGCTGGATGACCGCAACGAAGGCGAATTCTGGTCCGACATGGAGGAGATTTACCATCTGGACTGA
- a CDS encoding sugar ABC transporter ATP-binding protein — protein sequence MSEYLLEMSGICKSFAGVHALDHVDFKVRPGKVMCLAGENGCGKSTLVKIISGVYTKDEGEVTFEGKKISKITPAEATQLGIQVIYQDLSIFPNLTVMENLAINSEITAGKKLVNKKRWEATAKEALSKIGYNIDLHARMGELSVADKQLVAICRALLFNAKLIIMDEPTTALTKKEVEALFKTVRQLRDSGIAIMFISHKTEEIFEISDDVCIMRNGQNVYSGPTAELTREKYTYYLTGRNLEPDYFVPKNISEEPILKVENLTLKDKRCKNVSFELKKGEILGVTGLLGSGRTELALALFGLEKIESGRIELKGKEVKISSPMAAQKAKIGYVPEDRLTEGLCLQQPIADNITLASLKRLSNSLSIIRKKDIIADANIWKEKFAIKTDDVRKFASTLSGGNQQKIVLSKWLSNDLDVLILNGPTVGVDVGAKQDIHHLVHELANEGLAVIMISDDLPEVVVNCNRAIVMKDGLIVGEMTSEDLTEENILEIIR from the coding sequence ATGTCAGAATACTTACTTGAAATGTCTGGGATTTGCAAATCATTTGCGGGTGTTCATGCATTAGACCATGTGGATTTTAAAGTTAGACCTGGTAAGGTTATGTGTTTGGCCGGTGAAAATGGCTGCGGAAAGTCTACATTGGTAAAAATTATTTCGGGTGTATATACAAAAGATGAAGGTGAAGTGACCTTCGAGGGTAAGAAAATATCTAAAATTACTCCGGCCGAGGCTACTCAGTTGGGAATACAGGTTATCTATCAGGATCTGTCTATTTTTCCAAACCTGACGGTTATGGAGAATCTGGCAATAAACTCCGAAATTACTGCCGGAAAAAAACTTGTTAATAAAAAGCGCTGGGAAGCGACAGCAAAAGAAGCATTGTCTAAAATAGGATATAATATAGATCTGCACGCACGCATGGGTGAGTTGAGCGTAGCTGACAAACAGCTGGTTGCCATCTGCCGTGCACTTCTTTTTAACGCGAAGCTGATTATCATGGACGAGCCCACAACTGCGTTAACCAAAAAAGAGGTTGAGGCTCTCTTTAAGACTGTACGGCAGCTGCGTGACAGCGGTATCGCCATCATGTTCATCAGTCATAAAACAGAAGAAATTTTTGAAATTTCTGACGATGTCTGTATCATGCGGAATGGCCAGAATGTATATTCCGGACCGACTGCAGAGCTGACCCGCGAGAAATATACATATTATCTGACCGGACGTAACCTGGAGCCGGATTACTTTGTTCCGAAGAATATCAGTGAAGAGCCGATTTTGAAGGTTGAGAATCTGACTTTAAAGGATAAGAGATGTAAGAATGTTTCTTTTGAACTGAAAAAAGGTGAGATCCTCGGCGTTACAGGTCTGCTGGGTTCTGGCCGTACAGAGCTTGCGCTTGCGCTGTTTGGTTTGGAGAAGATTGAATCCGGCAGGATTGAGCTGAAAGGCAAGGAAGTGAAAATTTCCTCTCCAATGGCTGCACAGAAGGCGAAGATCGGCTATGTGCCTGAGGACCGTCTGACAGAGGGACTCTGCCTGCAGCAGCCGATCGCGGACAATATTACGCTGGCGTCCCTGAAACGCCTGTCCAATTCATTATCCATTATCCGGAAGAAAGACATCATTGCGGATGCTAACATATGGAAAGAAAAATTTGCCATCAAGACAGATGATGTCAGGAAGTTCGCTTCCACTCTGTCCGGCGGTAATCAGCAGAAGATTGTTCTTTCCAAATGGCTTTCCAACGACCTGGACGTTCTGATTCTGAACGGCCCCACTGTTGGCGTGGATGTCGGTGCAAAACAGGATATTCATCATCTGGTTCATGAGCTGGCGAATGAAGGCCTGGCGGTTATTATGATTTCTGATGACCTGCCTGAGGTTGTTGTGAACTGTAACCGTGCTATCGTCATGAAGGACGGCTTAATCGTAGGTGAAATGACCAGCGAGGATCTTACAGAAGAAAATATCCTCGAAATAATTCGCTAA
- a CDS encoding substrate-binding domain-containing protein translates to MKKRIAMLLVAAMSVGLVACGNSNNTSSTAASGSSKSASSASSAASSASSASSSGSEAKSTSTPKADGETPKIAFVGKVEGQAWWDHVQDSVNEWAEDTGVEVTYQAPAEVDAAAQVQIMTDLVNQGEIDALLFSPNDPDACEAICKEAMDKGIIVIATEASGMTNVDYDIEAFDESGLGAFLMDELAAQMGEEGEYVTMVGSLTMESQNNWADAAIAQQEKEYPNMKYLDERVVDDSDADIAYNKTKELIQKYPDLKGILGTGSFDAPGAARAIQEMGLTGQVFAISVAMPSEVADYINDGTLQSVALWDAGVTAKAMCNLAVKMFSGEEIGATVDLGVDGYDACAVDGTLVIGDGQIAITKDNIDEWLEVGI, encoded by the coding sequence ATGAAAAAGAGGATTGCTATGTTGCTTGTTGCAGCAATGTCGGTAGGGCTGGTAGCTTGCGGAAACTCAAATAACACTTCCAGCACAGCGGCTTCAGGTTCATCCAAATCAGCCAGCAGCGCGTCAAGCGCAGCCAGCAGTGCATCCAGCGCTTCCAGCTCTGGATCAGAGGCGAAATCCACATCCACCCCGAAGGCTGATGGTGAAACCCCGAAGATTGCTTTCGTAGGTAAGGTTGAAGGCCAGGCCTGGTGGGATCATGTACAGGATAGCGTGAATGAGTGGGCAGAAGATACAGGCGTTGAAGTTACATACCAGGCACCGGCGGAGGTTGATGCAGCCGCTCAGGTACAGATTATGACAGACCTGGTTAACCAGGGCGAGATCGACGCACTTCTGTTCTCCCCGAACGATCCTGATGCCTGCGAAGCTATCTGCAAAGAAGCTATGGACAAGGGAATCATTGTTATCGCTACCGAGGCATCCGGAATGACCAACGTAGATTACGACATCGAAGCTTTTGATGAAAGCGGACTCGGCGCATTCCTGATGGATGAGCTGGCTGCTCAGATGGGCGAAGAAGGCGAATATGTAACAATGGTAGGTTCTCTGACCATGGAATCACAGAACAACTGGGCAGACGCTGCTATCGCGCAGCAGGAAAAAGAATATCCGAACATGAAATATTTGGATGAAAGAGTTGTTGATGACTCTGATGCAGACATAGCATACAACAAGACAAAAGAGCTGATCCAGAAATATCCGGATCTGAAGGGCATCCTGGGAACAGGTTCTTTCGATGCTCCTGGTGCAGCCCGTGCGATTCAGGAAATGGGCCTGACAGGACAGGTATTCGCTATTTCCGTAGCTATGCCCAGCGAAGTGGCTGACTATATTAATGACGGCACTCTGCAGTCTGTAGCTCTCTGGGACGCAGGCGTAACCGCAAAAGCTATGTGTAATCTGGCTGTCAAGATGTTCAGCGGAGAAGAGATCGGAGCTACTGTTGACCTTGGCGTTGACGGATATGATGCATGTGCAGTGGACGGCACGCTGGTAATCGGTGATGGCCAGATCGCAATCACAAAAGACAACATCGACGAGTGGCTGGAAGTTGGAATCTAA